In Vicia villosa cultivar HV-30 ecotype Madison, WI linkage group LG7, Vvil1.0, whole genome shotgun sequence, the DNA window TTTATACAAACGATCCATCATGAATTTTACCGTCTAGAAAAGGCATCCTATGATAGTAGTTGCTTTGAGTGGGATCGTTCAGAGGAAGAAAGAGAGCTTATGGTCTTATATCGACTAATTTACACAAGTTGTTGTTGAGGTAGAGGGAGCTGAAGAAGATCTTAAGTGTTTGACCTTCGAGAATAGCCTTCTGCAGAAACATCCCATCAAATTAAAGTTAGGAAGAAAATTTTAAGTTAGGAAGGGAGCGTGAATCACTCAGCATGGCCCAATCTTAAATGATCTTAGAAGAAAATTTAAACACTTGTTTCGATAATCTCGCCTCTGCCAACACCAACTCTAATCGCCTGGCATGAAAGGAGTTTCACCATCGGAAGGATGAGCTCGACCGAGGAATGCAGGGCTAATACGAAAACTACACGCCGCTGAGTGTATATTGGTACAAGATTTACCAATATTGCGCTAACACAAAATTCCAGAAAGGAGGTGTTAGACCTCATTTACCCATTAGAGAGTCATCCTGGATCGAAAAGTTGAAATATCGTCGCTTCTACAAGGGACATAGCCACAACACTAACGAATTCATCTATCTAAAGGATGCCATTGAAGGGTTGATCAGGAGAGGCCAATTGAACAAGTACATCGAAGGGGGAAAAAGAGAAAGGGAAGAGTCCCCTATAGGTAAATATCTCTTAAAGACTACCGAAAGGGGGACCCCTGGCGAGGATAAAGATGCCAGCAAAGGTAAGCCCCAATATATTGTCGCCATCCCCGGAGGAGCGCCCCGTGCAAACCTCCCAACTAaggtaaccatgaagagaaaaaTCATCGAGAAGTTAGCCTTCCATAAAAAGGATTGGAGTACCTCAGTGAAAACCCTTTACCGACATATGTTAAGATTTCAGGACTCTGAGAAAATCAGAGATACTTCAAACAAAATATTACCCTTGGTGATCACAATGATAATCGACCAATTTGATGTCTGACGATCATATTGGCAGCCAAGTGCTGAGACATAGAAGCATTCTCAAGGTGCAGAGACTTTAACTCTATATGGGCTGCTGAAAGAGATACTTGAACAAATAACAAGTTTTGTaaattttttcataaattttttcatacaacaataattaatttttaatatatatgaacacgaaaaaataatttatagtaAACATATGGAGGAAGTAGATATGATTAGAGAGGAAGTAATATAAGAGAAATACATGCGAAAAGATCATACATCACACACCTTATAAGTAACACATCTAGATATACTAACCTAACCTAGAGACTTTAGAAACGAGTGTCTCCAAAGTCAACTACTCAAAAAAATTGGCCTCATCCATGGATTTACATAACTACTAATGATTAGGTAAAATGTGATAATCATAAATGGAGATATTTAGTTCTTGCTGGATTTAATGGGGATCCTCCTACTAGCAATATTTTAGGTTATTCATGTTAAACTCTTTATTTTTACATTGCATGTAATTATGTCATATGGCTAATCATTATAAGAAAAGATTGATAATGCCTCCCTCATGATGGTCGGGGACGTGTAACTGGGTTGTCGTTGGTCATTTCTTACATCTGACAATAATTACTTGTAGGTTGATTTATTGACTTTTCTATTTTGATTGGGCAGTCACTCCACATATTATCGTCTGTTTGAGTATGTATCATGAGGCTTTGGAATTCAGGTTATAGGCCCTTTAGAAGAAAGACGAATAATGTTACACTTTTGTCTCAATATGATTTTGTATTGGGTCTAGTATATGTTGGCTCGTCAGGTCTTTAGTATCGAGGTTAATTAAGACACGTGATTCATAACATAATGTCGATCTCATGGCCCTTTAGTTTTATATCACTCcttgacccccccccccccaagtaTGAGGCTTAGTAAAGACGAGGTGTGTTAGAGTAACGTTTTAAAAACTAGTTCAGACTGATTGGTTTAACAGGTCAAAATGGTAACCAGAGTGGTAACCAATTATAGCCAGTTATTTGATCAATCATGTAATCACGCTGGTGGAAACCTTTACAAATCAATCAATATCGGAAAAATTCGATGAACTAGTGGTTTTTACGAACTGCAAGGGTTAACATTCTCTACTTTTATTCTACAAAAATTAAATTGactctattttattattattattaatattattattatattttttaatttataaaattaataaaacataaaaatagaaaacatattttagaatttaaatatttgaaagtaATAGAAAGTAGAAATCTCATCATTTAAACTCGTATCTCTATTTACAGAGGAAACATTTAATAGAcacatataattgattatttgtaatatttttcaTTCATCCGATTCATTtcgattttatatatatatatatatatataactttgttATCGAGATCGAGTTATATGACCGAGTCATGCAATTATATCTAAGTCTATCATATGATTTGAACCGTGACTTTTTGGTTCAACCATCGACCCCTTGACTCTATGACCTTTTTTGGTTGATGGCAGAGCCGATTTTAAAAGTATTTCTTAATAGCGTTATTCTTATCAACTAATCTATAAAGCACGAGGTTTCTTAGGAAAACGTGCTTGAGAATATTACTTCGGTTCACTAGTCCTGCAAGCATGAGGCCCCATAAAGACGAGGTGTTTAATATTTGTATTTATTCTCATCAACCCCAATACACGAGGTTAATGTTAAGGAATCCTTGTTtccattttgaattttatttataagGTTATTCATGAGATAGTATTATTAGGGTTTTTAAATACTATATTTCCCGTTATGTGATTTTTTTGTTACTACATCATGAAGGAGGTTGATAAAattgtattatctttttattgTTAGGATTTTTTATCAAGGGATGTTTATCATGTTATCATATTTACGCATGTCGTATTCCCTACGTGACATTTGATATCCTAGGTTACATTTTCCCATTTCCTTGTCATGACTTTGAATTCTTTTGATGTGACACTTGAGTATCTACTATTCCCTTCTTTTTCCCATTTGATATCCTAGGTTACATTTTTCCCATTTCCTTGTCATGACTTTGAATTTGTTTGATGTGACTCTTGATTCTCTACTATTCCCTTCTTTTTATATCATATTATTTGCATGTTCTTTACCATGTTAATTTTGATAAGTGCTTTCTTATTTTCTGTCAGATTTTAAGTGCATTCCTTGTTGCATAATTCGTTTCTTTCCTAAGGTATTCCTTTTCCTAACCATTTTTTTCCTTTTAGTTTTTAGTGTTGTTTTATCTTTAATAGtgattatgaaaaaaaataccCTAGTGGTGAGGTTGTTACTCCCCTATCAGGGATAAATAGTTAATCGAtatgtgttattattattttaagaagTGTGATGGAAGTATAAACCTGAGCGCTATTTTAGAGAAAAATTTAGGTTTTAGTAGCCCCTCTAGTGGTTGTAGTGTTTCAAATAATAGGAATATGAGTAGAATGATTATGTAATAACTTATGTTTTTCCTTTTCCATAAGTCGTTCAAAAATATTTTGCAGTGTTTATTCTAATGGATAGTTCAATGTTTTTGATAATGATTGTAGCACGTGTTATCGTGACAAAGTTATTGTAAGTGCATTCAGGTTTTGTCACAAGGTTTTCTCTACAGGTTATGAAGATTGCATGATTCTGAAATATGATTAAGATGGAGAAAAATTCGCTTTGAAACAAACTCAAAGTTCATGTGCTTTTATACGTACGAAAGTGTTATTGAGGATCTACGGGTTAAGATTCCTTTTACAAATTCTGAGTGTGAGGTTATCAAGGAGGTTAATAAGGAACCTTCACAACTCTATTCAAACTATTTCTCTTTTGTTTGTGCCTTTGATATTGTCTATAGAGGTTCATCCATAGAACCCTCATTgggattttttttccttttactatGCAAAAAGAATAGGAAAAGACCCATGGGTGTTTTTATATGTTCGAATTGGCTTTGGTTTATTCTCCCATTTCAACCATCTTACAAGCATTTTAAGACAAGTTTCTTTTGTGTGAAAGGGTGTGACGGTATTTTTTTGAGGTGATGTATATTGAATCCAAAGAGCCTAGATTTCCCTAGAATTGGATGGTAAATCCTTCTTCCATTAAAAGTTTCTACACCTATAATTTTACTAAATTTCATAGGCGCACTGTTacttttttggagtttttttccTAAGATGTATTCTAAGGATATATTTGAAAAGGATGATGATGTTTACTTATTTAGTTATTTACATAAGTAACGTTTCATATGACTTGTCTTTGTTTCAATTTTATTCTTCTCATAAGCTTGTGCTTTTGTAGGTAACATATCTTCGTCCATCATGACAACTTCAAGGGTTTCCTTTTGAAGGCCAACAAGGAGGTGTAAGAGAGAGTCAAAAGTGTTGCTTCCTCTTCTTACGAGGCGATATGTGTGAGGAGGAAGCTCAACGGGTCTTTAGATGAAAGGGATTCCTGTATCTTCTAATGTTATTATTGCTTCTTCTCGAATTAAGGATTCATAACCCGAAAAGGTGAAGGTCGCCACAAGGCCAAACATGATCATTCTTCTTAATAACAAACTCATTTTGTAGTGGAGTAAGCAATCAAGGTCGTTAATGATGTTTCTTCCGAGGAAGTTATCATCTCACTGTTACACAACATCGTTGACACGTTCGGTAATGTGGGGGGATTTCATGGTTTGGAGTGTGGCATTTAGGCTCTAAGGACACATTTTTAGAGAAAACTTATTTGCTGATAGCGGCTTATCATCTTTAAGTTTCTTGAATCAACCAAGCTATTTAGGAGGAGTTCACTAAAAATCGATTAATTGCTAAAGTGGTTTCACTTCAGTTTAAAATCATTTTGTATTAATGAGCATGTTTATAGTCAGTTTGcatttaaaaatcatatttatatttttcaaaaagaaaatatttaaaagaaatattattttctaGAATGTTGttcattttcaaaaattaaaaagtattttattatggacaaacatttttttattttttgaataaaaaaacttatttttatatttacttttagggggaaatatatatattttttattttcaggaaaaaaaataaattatttttccagaaaaaaataaaattcacaatcttagtaaaaatataatatatattttttataatataattacattttttttaatttacgtgCAAAATCTTAAACGACGCTCATTTTAAAACAGAGTGAgtgtttattaaaaaattatttacacacacttatttatttaatttaagatTGTAATAGGCATTACACACCCGTACATGGACTAACTTTGGTGACATGAACGATATTGTAactttaatgtatttttttcatGTTTTATGAAAAAGAGAAAACTTATCTATAATTGTTAGGTGTGGTTTATGCTATTtgtcaatgaaaatatgacaaatgtaCTTTAACATCATTTAAGtagtgaaaataagaaaaaattacaTATGGGTAAgaggaaattatacacttgtgatattttcattggaaaatagtacAAACTACGCCTAAAGAATTGTATCTAAGTATTCTCCTTATGAAAAACAAAGAAGATAATTTTGAATCAAATTATAAGACGTTTTACAATATCAATAAATTATCAATGCTACATGTTTTACTATACTATTGAGTTAAAACAcaatgaagaagaaaataagttaCAAGTTAGTTAGATCAAAACTAACTTGTTATGCAAGCTTTCCTAATATAACAAGTTTGTTAGTTTCCTGTTATGTAAAGTTTATCTTATTGGAAGTGGTAACTAGGAGTTAGTTAGCGTTCGTTATTCAATATATTCAATTCGAACCTCGAAGAATATGCAACCTACTTTCACATATAACTAATCTTTATAACATATGCTTTCAATCTAATGAACCATGTTGCTTTGTTATTATTATATCCAGAGTTTTCTATGAAGAAGTCTTTAATTTGATCCATTTTCTTTTTGATTCCTCTATGATTTCATTAATTCATTTATTCTCTCATTATTTATTGTTGCATAAATGTTttcttgttgttttttgtttgttaaaTCAATTTCTGGAAATTATAGTTGTTCCTCAGTTTGTTCTTTGTTGAATCATCAATGGCACCTCGCAACACCATTGTTCAAGCACATATGTATAATGGAAAAGATCCATATGTAAACAACTATGTAGAATGGAAGAGATCTATATGTAGTGCCCTTGGTGCAAAGAACAAGTTATCCATGGTTGATAGATCCATACCAGTTCAAGATCATGAGTATCTCAATCGTTCTGCTTAAGAAATATGTAATCATCTGGTATATTATTGGCCTATTAACTCTATTTTATATTCAATCACACAAACAATTATGTTTCATGATAGTTTTATTAAAGTTTAGGGAGATTTAAAAGAAAGTTTTTCTAAGATTGATAGAGTTAGAATATCAACTCAATTCTCTCAAACAAGGTTCAAAGTTAGTTATGGAATATTTCATTGAAATGAAAAACTTAAAGGATGAACTGAGTGTACATAGACCAATTCCATCGAGCACATGCTACCAATAATGCATATGTGAAGTTATGCGCTCAGCTAGAAATTTCGTTCTAGAAGATCAAGCAATTCAATTCCTAACTGgtttaaatgatatttttttagtTGTGAAAACACATGTTTTGCTAATGGAGTCTCTTCCATCCATGAACAAAATCCACTTCTTGGTTTCTTAGGAGGATCGTATCACGGTCCCTAAATATACTTTTGAAGTTCCATATCTATTGTCAGATGCTTTGATGGAAAAACAGGTCTTTGTCGAGCAAAAGgattatatgaaaaaaaaaaacaattatagaTTTTGCACATACAATAATAATCTTGGCCACATTATTAATTTCTAATACCAAAATCACAATCATCCCCAAGTTCACAAAACCTCATCAGTTTCCAATGCTAATAGTAGTATGATTCAAGATGTTCACAATATAATTGGTCCAACTGATTCTCAAAACTATGTAGAACTTGTCATGACTATATGTCAGGAAAATTATGATTAACTCGTAAGTTTGTTACAACAATCCAAATTTATTCCCTCAATAAATAATATTACTAAGACCACTCTAACTTCtgaataaatattttccaaaaggGACATAGAAAAAATGGGGGAAAACATGGCACTTAGACCACTATAATTATCAAAGGTAAACAATTTctcaaattaataaatttatgaaaTGAAGCCTTTTTTGGATAGAGAAACGTTTCTTCCGAAGCTTCTAGGGAGTAGGTTTCCATCCATTTCCTTTGATTTTCTCAACCCTTCAAGTATGTTCTGAACAAGGCACACGTAACTCGCTCGAGTGAGATTTGGGATCAAATGCTCATTTGAAGATGGTTTGAAGGGAGTCAGATGAATATAGGGTAAAAAATGAGAATTCTCTAGTGAGACTACTTGGAGATGTGAAACTCTCAAATTTACGCATCCCCGAAAGTGACTTTTATGAATGGAGGCGATGTGCTTGTACATCATTCTAGCCTTTCCTCTATCTACATCTTTCAAAACATGTGTGAAGCATAATAAACTCAAACATTTGTGTGCACTTGGGATAATGTTTTGCGCGTCAAACACTAAGTCTAGTGACTCGTTCTTGAGAAAACCCTACCGTTAAATCTTTAAAGCTTCTCTTCTTCGGGCATGATTTTCACATAAAAACTTGAACAACAGTGGATTTGAGGTAATAAGATGTTCGTCAATGGGTTAAGTTATCAACGGTTAGAGCTAAATTTATGAGATTGTGACCAATTAAATGATTCAGAGAGGTGTTCCAACCATAAATACATTGCTTCAAAAATCAGTCGAAGGAGGTTTTTGGTGTTCTTTattattgattatatatttttcttgtcAAAGAGTGATACGAtccatttttgtaaaaaaaaaagatacaTTTTCCTTTGTTTTGATGATCATGACAAAATTAGACACAAGGATGGAAAAAGGTCCTCTAATGAATAAAGTTTGAGCATTGAATCACTAAACTTGTGAATAAAAAAAACGAGAGTAATTGATCATATCCACATACGACACTAATGTTCTagaatataatttaaattcaCAATCTTGATAGTTTATTGTTTTAGTCCGACATCAGGGAGATGGGCAGAGCCGCCTTACATTTCTTAGAGATCCTGTGTAAATTGTCGTAGTTTACCTATAAAAAAACAGACAAAGATCCTATTTAACCACAATTCAAGCGTTATAAACATTTTATTATGCCATATTTAACCATGGGTTAACCGTGACAAATTTGAGGCCATGTGCGGTATTCTGCCTTGCACACTCTCAAAGACAGCTAGAGATGTGAGAGATTATATCTGCAAATTATCTAACTATCAAGTCAGTGActataaaaagtgaaaaacacATAACCTTAAATTCAGACTCAAATACTAACTACGCTACCATTGATTGTAGCATTTAGctaattaaatttgtttaaattatggTTTAAGGACCAAATCGTCGTTGAAAACACAATTTAGTTGTCAAATTTTAATAATCAATTTGATTAGAAAATAATCAGTTCAACAaagtttttttcttcatttttgaacactcttaataaaaatatacaatattctcattttttttaatactctgtaataatagtaaatatcaaataaaaataagtaaaaatctAGTTTTAAAAACATTGATAAAAGATAGAAAAGTATGTAAACCCTAGCTAAATTTATTTACATTTGAATCATATCGACTatttaatactccctccgttttttattataagtcgttttggaaaaaaaatttgtatttaaatataagtcgctttacaattccaatgaataattaatgctacttttcctattatatccttaaatatttattattctctctcctttcaattatataaatttatcttccatatgtcattaatgaaggataattttgtaaaaaccttcaaaatttctcattttcatacaacaattattatttttcttaaactgtgtgaaaaaTCTAAAACgagttataataaaaaacggagggagtatactTTTTGAGTATCATAATCCACCATATTTTTAGTATCTGAATATATCTACTATATTACTTCTAAAAATATGATCTTTCCATAAATATCAATATCCTGAGATATAATTAGATTATCGTGTAAAACTTTAACACAATTAGCATAGAATAATTAAATTCTATCggtaacaagaaaaataaaccaTAAACTCATGTCAAGATTTATGACATAGTTATTCAATAATATCACATATTTTCTGATTCGGTCAACGAATTCTCATATAATAACCATTTGTTTTGTTTCCACTCATATTACCACTTTATCATATCACTTTCTAAAATTCATATCTAAACAAATAGTAATATTCACTACTTGCTAATACcttatttctcaaatttttattagcataaatttttttttttaataaatcgaATATTCTCTCCTTGCAATACTATTTTTTTCAAtacattataaatgtttttaactGCAGAAATTAatctctaaaataaataaaataattttaaaaaaaaatatttaatattgttgTATGTTCATGATTGAGTCTGAACCTATATCTTCGATTAAATTGAAAGAAATATCTCATGATTTTGATTatgtacaatttttttaaaattttcaccattaaaccgtctaatataatttaaaaatcaattcTGACATTAATTAGTTATAACTCTCTTCCAATCGCAGTTACGAAAGATTAAACTGTATTTTTCTTTACTTGAAATTTTCATACAATTTAACTCTAGTAATTTTtggtataaatttataaaaataatttaatattattgtttatttatttataaaaaaaagttgaattgtcaaccagtacaaaataaataaaaaaaaatccaaggTCATAGATCTTATTACCTGAGAATAAAATCTACGGTTGAATTTCCACCTAACATCATTGGCATCTACTTTTCAGGCCAATTAATAATTTCTCTAAACAGTCCAAAACATGTGAAATTAAAAACCAATTAATTATAGCGGTGATTGCATCCCACGCGCCAGTAATTAATACTCTCTCACGTAACGCTACTCTTCACCCGCCACGTGGAGGGCAAAACCGTCACTTCACATACCTGTTCGTACACGCGCGTAAGAACCTTATTTTATTTAACATTAATATTTgttcttgttattattatttacttGTCGGGTTTCacattcaaagatccaaaatgtTGCAAAGTTTGCAGAACCACAACCAGGAAAATCTTTTTTCATAAGAatttttttcatccttttggaatATTATTATAATCTCTTTTCGAGATTTCACATTCGGGAAAttcttctttttttataattattttatattttatatatctttttgggatttttgattttaattttgatttaccTTTTTAATATCTTGGTGAGTTAATTTCTGAGTGCTGTGCACTGATTTTTCCTCTTAAAGGCTTAAAGGGTCATAAGGGTTTGATTCAACAACCATAAAAATTGTATCTTTGTGTTTCAATTTCAACGCCATCAGATGCCAGAAAATCGGCAGGTTTTCAAGAATGCTGGTTCTAATCCATCTGGTGATAACATTGAAGGTGATTCAatcattcaatttttttcttgATTTGTTGTGTTACTTTTTCTGATCATTGTTGTTTTTGGTTGGtaatgttttgttttcattcatgatgatgatgatgatgatgatgggttTCTATTTTTGGTAGaatgaatttgattttaatgtttttgtttttttatgattTGTGCAATGTTGTATTGTGAGAGTTTTGATGATTTTTATGAAAGTTAACTTGCGTGAGTGAGAGGTTCTCGAGAAGGTTAATTATTATAGTATTCTAATTCCATGTTTAGTTACCTAGAATCAAGTGTTGTTTTGCTTGATCGCACATGGTTTTGTTAAAGTCTATGTACTTTGCTTCATGATGCAATAAAGGGTTGTAATTTACATGTTTTGATCTTGAATTTGAAAACAATAGATTGTGTGCTTTATGAGGTGATAGTTTTGAGTTTCTGATCTTGTTAGTTGCATTGTACTGAGTGTGGTAATTTGAGTTATTCCTTTGTGATTTGTGTTGCAGAAGCGATTCGGCGATTGAAAATCAGTAGTAATCGGGACAGAGATGCTGCGGCTCAATCGATGCCTTATCCGGATCGACCTGGTGAACCTGACTGCTTATATTATTTGAGGACTGGAATGTGTGGTTACGGGAGTAACTGTCGCTATAATCACCCTGCTAACGTTTCACTTGTAATGGAGCCTTTTCTTTTGTTTCCTTTACATGAATTATTACTAGTCTTGTTaagttttggtttttatgattcgTAGTTTAGGTAAAAGTTTCTCATACTTTATTAGATTTCAGGTTACTCAATATGGTGAAGAACTTCCTGAGAGAGTAGGGCAGCCTGATTGTGAGGTATGTTTCCTTTTGGTAACTAATCATGTatttgttttataatttttttccgtTTCGAGCGGTGCTTCATGAAACTGAATATGGACGTGTTTTAGTTTTACGCAAGAATTTTAAGAGGGAAATTGAGTATAGGCCCTTTTTAAGAGAAGAAAATGATGTAGGACATGGAATGAGGACAAAATTTGAATTAGTTATTTTGCCAATATGGAAAATTATCATTTTTGTTTTCTACCAATCATTGttgacaaaaatggaaagtttcatTCCGTGCCAGCGAATAGAAGCATCTATTACAATCGAAATATCTAATTTAGGAAATGAATGTAATCTGTAGATTTTGTTATTGTTAAATATTATACTTAATTCATTTTCATTAGAGATTTCATCGCCATTCCAGTGCCTTGAAGTAAGCAAGCACTTAAGTGCTTTTGATATGAGTGCTTATGTATAAGCTATTTTtgtaacaaaagataaaataaagtcaaaCTGTTTTTATAAACTATCCTAGAGAGCTTATGGAAATAAGGTGAAAACAACTTACGGACATGTCATAAGCTGTTTTCATAAACACTTCCGAATAATCTCTCAAGTGCTTATGTCAGTAGATAAGTTCAAATAAGCCAATCCAAACAAGCTTTATACTTTAACTCATCATCTTGTTTGAAATATGTGTTGCAGTATTTTCTTAAGACAGGAACATGCAAGTATGGATCGACATGTAAATATCATCATCCAAAGGACAGGCGCGGGGCTGCGCCCGTAGTATTCAATACTTTAGGTCTTCCAATGCGTCAGGTTTGTCCATGCTTCAAATATTTCTCTTTTGATGGAAGATGTTGAATTTTTCAGCACCTTACTAATGTTGCTTTTCAGGAAGAAAAATCGTGTCCCTATTACATGAGAACCGGGTCTTGTAAGTTTGGAGTTGCGTGTAAGTTTCATCATCCACAGCAGGCGGCGGCTTCCTTTGGAGCTTACCCGGCGGCTGCTTCTCCTCCTCCCACAGCTGTTACTTCATCAGGTTTTCCATATGCTGGCGGGTTTCCTGCATGGTCGGTTCCGAGAATGTCGTATTTATCTGGACAGGGCATTCAATCTTATGTGCCTCCTTTTATGCCTTCTACACAAAGCATTATGCCTGCGCTGAACTGGAGCAACTACATGGTTAGTTAGAAACCGTTGAATGAAATGTCTGTTTTTTTTGCTTTTATCGTGATACTGAATATG includes these proteins:
- the LOC131621092 gene encoding zinc finger CCCH domain-containing protein 3-like, with the protein product MPENRQVFKNAGSNPSGDNIEEAIRRLKISSNRDRDAAAQSMPYPDRPGEPDCLYYLRTGMCGYGSNCRYNHPANVSLVTQYGEELPERVGQPDCEYFLKTGTCKYGSTCKYHHPKDRRGAAPVVFNTLGLPMRQEEKSCPYYMRTGSCKFGVACKFHHPQQAAASFGAYPAAASPPPTAVTSSGFPYAGGFPAWSVPRMSYLSGQGIQSYVPPFMPSTQSIMPALNWSNYMGSISPAMPTGFLGSNLVYDYMNPAGDTLSGGQGVNSFLPDRPDQPECKYFMSTGTCKYGSDCKFHHPKERIGQSLSINPLGLPMRPGNAICSYYRIYGVCKFGPTCKFDHPVVAIPQNYALPSPTLSVFDTSLNTPRRISPVQQAETSPSKQSTDKLQQSDTKAATEEDSSKQADNTTSNSRTPPSESESLHE